The Luteolibacter arcticus genome has a window encoding:
- the ndk gene encoding nucleoside-diphosphate kinase, whose translation MALETTLILFKPDAVAKSLVGTVLARFEKEGFKIRGMKMLFLTDELLADHYSHIADKPFFPSVREFMQETPVVALALEGDDVIAKVRDLLGPTDSKAAAPGTIRGDFGDKEGDAKMRNVCHASDGVEAAADEIKRFFKEGEVF comes from the coding sequence ATGGCCCTCGAGACCACCCTCATTCTGTTCAAGCCCGACGCTGTGGCCAAAAGCCTCGTGGGCACCGTGCTCGCCCGCTTCGAGAAGGAAGGCTTCAAGATCCGCGGCATGAAGATGCTGTTCCTCACCGACGAGCTGTTGGCGGACCACTACTCGCACATCGCGGACAAGCCGTTCTTCCCGTCCGTCCGTGAATTCATGCAGGAGACCCCGGTCGTTGCGCTCGCGCTGGAAGGCGACGACGTGATCGCCAAGGTCCGCGACCTGCTCGGCCCGACCGACTCGAAGGCCGCCGCTCCCGGCACCATCCGTGGTGACTTCGGCGACAAGGAAGGCGACGCGAAGATGCGCAACGTGTGCCACGCTTCCGATGGCGTGGAGGCCGCTGCGGATGAGATCAAGCGGTTCTTCAAGGAAGGCGAAGTGTTCTAA
- a CDS encoding ribbon-helix-helix protein, CopG family has translation MNRTLTIRIPDDLALWLKELASRTGVSRAQFIREQLEKARANAGSKPFMRLAGVLGDDSGLSRRNGFSRPVS, from the coding sequence ATGAACCGGACGCTGACGATCCGTATCCCCGACGACTTGGCCCTATGGCTGAAGGAATTGGCATCTCGGACTGGCGTGTCGCGGGCTCAGTTCATTCGCGAACAGCTTGAAAAAGCCCGGGCAAATGCCGGCTCCAAGCCTTTCATGCGCTTGGCCGGAGTGCTTGGAGATGATTCCGGTCTCTCGCGACGCAACGGATTCTCTCGTCCTGTCAGCTGA
- a CDS encoding class I SAM-dependent methyltransferase — protein MTVPERPTARAHREVASVLREGDVAIDATAGNGHDTVFLAGLVGPTGKVIAFDVQEQAIASTRERLAAEGLLERVELVHASHAAMHAYAGPASVTAAMFNLGYLPGGDHELITRTEETLQGLEAAVGVLKPGGLLTIVCYPGHAGGDDESAAVVAWAEKHGAEVFRREDTLKPAPFLVVVRATEA, from the coding sequence ATGACCGTTCCCGAACGCCCGACCGCCCGTGCCCACCGCGAGGTCGCGTCCGTGTTGCGAGAGGGTGATGTGGCAATCGATGCCACGGCCGGCAACGGGCACGACACCGTGTTTCTCGCCGGTCTCGTGGGACCCACAGGCAAGGTCATCGCCTTCGATGTGCAGGAGCAGGCGATCGCATCAACCCGCGAACGACTGGCGGCGGAGGGTTTGTTAGAACGGGTCGAGCTGGTGCATGCATCCCATGCCGCCATGCATGCCTACGCCGGACCGGCTAGCGTCACAGCCGCGATGTTCAATCTCGGCTACCTGCCCGGCGGCGACCACGAGCTGATCACACGGACAGAGGAGACGTTACAGGGGCTGGAGGCGGCCGTGGGCGTGCTGAAACCCGGCGGACTTTTGACAATCGTCTGCTACCCCGGGCACGCAGGCGGAGATGATGAAAGCGCCGCGGTAGTAGCATGGGCGGAGAAACACGGCGCGGAGGTCTTCCGCCGCGAGGACACCCTGAAGCCCGCGCCATTTCTAGTCGTGGTGCGGGCCACCGAAGCCTAA